From bacterium, the proteins below share one genomic window:
- a CDS encoding C10 family peptidase: protein MSAEPVSPELALQAASTWLSRFERPRVLEAVRMAPVVLDTITLDDELPGLHIVSDGVGFALVAGDMQAEPILGWAAAGEFLTGQAMHPGLAELLHGWGTEILLARQADPDKAARSNIYRQKWDALLDSNGRAATPTVDEIQPLLAARWNQGNGWNAHCPSDPAGPGGHAYVGCVAVALAQVLFHHQHPWRGQRVQSYEHDRYGQITMYMAEETPAWKDMAAAGITDAVARLLYMAGVGVRMNYGPSSSSAQSSMVVSALRLFLRYADTARMVWRSSTPPETWEALIPEELQAGRPIVHRGQGPTGGHAFNLDGWRSDGYKHLNFGWGGSYNGWYTLDSITPFGIRDYTSVQGMVVGIQPRVEELIAPRDGDHNVPPHAVLLRWKPRQDMARIELDIAYNAQFSPVARRAILQGHYTQHTISGLAPSTRTFWRITWVDKTGRRYPVEPCSFVTGLSPLTHPGSGRPAMTSGRP, encoded by the coding sequence ATGAGCGCAGAACCCGTTTCCCCCGAGCTTGCCCTGCAGGCCGCCAGCACGTGGCTGTCCAGGTTCGAGCGCCCCCGCGTGCTGGAGGCCGTGCGCATGGCACCCGTCGTCCTCGACACCATCACCCTGGATGATGAGCTCCCCGGGCTCCACATCGTGTCCGACGGTGTTGGCTTCGCCCTCGTCGCCGGCGACATGCAAGCGGAGCCTATCCTGGGCTGGGCTGCCGCAGGGGAGTTCCTCACCGGCCAGGCCATGCACCCCGGGCTGGCCGAGCTCCTCCACGGCTGGGGCACGGAGATCCTGCTGGCCCGCCAGGCGGATCCGGACAAGGCCGCCAGGAGCAACATCTACCGCCAGAAGTGGGACGCCCTCCTGGACAGTAACGGGCGCGCCGCCACCCCCACCGTCGACGAGATCCAACCCCTCTTGGCCGCCAGATGGAACCAGGGCAATGGGTGGAACGCCCACTGCCCCAGCGATCCCGCAGGGCCTGGTGGCCACGCCTACGTGGGCTGCGTGGCCGTCGCCCTGGCCCAGGTCCTCTTTCACCACCAGCACCCCTGGCGCGGGCAGCGGGTCCAGAGCTACGAGCACGATCGGTACGGCCAGATCACCATGTACATGGCGGAGGAGACCCCGGCATGGAAGGACATGGCCGCCGCCGGCATCACGGACGCCGTGGCGCGCCTGCTCTACATGGCCGGCGTGGGCGTGCGCATGAATTACGGCCCGAGCAGCTCCAGCGCCCAGAGCTCCATGGTGGTGTCCGCCCTGCGCCTCTTCCTGCGTTATGCCGACACGGCGCGCATGGTGTGGCGCAGCTCCACGCCCCCGGAGACATGGGAGGCACTCATCCCAGAAGAGCTGCAGGCCGGCCGGCCCATCGTCCACCGCGGCCAAGGGCCCACGGGCGGGCATGCATTCAACCTGGATGGTTGGCGATCCGACGGCTACAAGCACCTCAACTTCGGCTGGGGCGGGTCCTACAACGGCTGGTACACGCTGGACAGCATCACGCCATTCGGGATCCGCGACTACACCAGCGTCCAGGGCATGGTGGTCGGCATCCAACCGCGCGTCGAAGAGCTGATCGCCCCGCGCGACGGCGATCACAACGTCCCACCCCACGCCGTGCTCCTGCGCTGGAAGCCTCGGCAGGACATGGCCCGCATCGAGCTGGACATCGCGTACAACGCGCAATTCTCGCCCGTGGCGCGCCGCGCCATCCTCCAGGGACATTACACCCAGCACACCATCAGCGGCCTGGCGCCTAGCACGCGCACCTTCTGGCGCATCACCTGGGTGGACAAGACCGGCCGGCGCTACCCCGTGGAGCCCTGCAGCTTCGTTACGGGCCTGAGCCCCCTCACGCATCCCGGTAGCGGACGCCCGGCGATGACTTCCGGGAGGCCATGA